One Sphaerisporangium krabiense DNA segment encodes these proteins:
- a CDS encoding ABC transporter ATP-binding protein encodes MITFEGVTKRYGDGTVAVDNLSLQVPTGAVTVFVGPSGCGKTTSLRMINRMIDATEGRILLDDRDVRSIDPPTLRRGIGYVIQQAGLFPHRKIVDNVATVPYLLGWDKKKARARAMELLERVGLDTKLAGRYPFQLSGGQQQRVGVARALAADPPVLLMDEPFSAVDPVVRTSLQDELLRLQAELRKTIVFVTHDIDEAVKLGDHVAVLRVGGRLAQLADPATLLAEPADAFVEGFLGKDRGIRRLSFVPASVLALRAEPDVPGWSVVLDEDGRPAGWRADGGDGLLPFGSFDVKKDSLRTALDAALLAPSGAAIAVDEDGRFAGVVTREVLDEALPRARAVPGDG; translated from the coding sequence GTGATCACATTCGAAGGCGTCACCAAGCGTTACGGGGACGGCACGGTCGCCGTCGACAATCTCAGCCTCCAGGTCCCGACCGGAGCCGTCACGGTCTTCGTCGGGCCCTCCGGCTGCGGCAAGACCACCTCCCTGCGCATGATCAACCGCATGATCGACGCGACCGAGGGGCGCATCCTCCTCGACGACCGGGACGTCAGGTCGATCGATCCGCCCACGCTGCGCCGGGGCATCGGCTACGTGATCCAGCAGGCCGGCCTCTTCCCGCACCGCAAGATCGTCGACAACGTCGCCACCGTGCCGTACCTGCTCGGCTGGGACAAGAAGAAGGCCCGCGCCCGGGCGATGGAGCTGCTGGAGCGCGTCGGCCTCGACACCAAGCTCGCCGGTCGCTACCCCTTCCAGCTCTCCGGCGGGCAGCAGCAGCGTGTCGGCGTGGCCAGGGCGCTCGCCGCCGACCCGCCCGTGCTGCTCATGGACGAGCCGTTCAGCGCCGTGGACCCGGTCGTGCGCACCAGCCTCCAGGACGAGCTGCTGCGGCTGCAGGCCGAGCTGCGCAAGACCATCGTGTTCGTCACCCACGACATCGACGAGGCCGTCAAGCTCGGCGACCACGTGGCCGTCCTGCGGGTCGGCGGACGCCTGGCGCAGCTCGCCGACCCCGCGACCCTGCTCGCCGAGCCGGCCGACGCGTTCGTGGAGGGCTTCCTCGGCAAGGACCGCGGCATCCGCCGCCTGTCGTTCGTCCCGGCGTCCGTCCTCGCCCTGCGCGCCGAGCCGGACGTGCCCGGCTGGTCGGTCGTGCTGGACGAGGACGGACGCCCGGCCGGGTGGCGCGCCGACGGCGGCGACGGTCTCCTGCCGTTCGGCTCCTTCGACGTGAAGAAGGACTCGCTGCGCACCGCGCTGGACGCCGCCCTGCTCGCGCCGTCCGGGGCGGCCATCGCGGTCGACGAGGACGGCCGCTTCGCCGGCGTCGTCACGCGGGAGGTCCTGGACGAGGCGCTGCCGCGCGCCAGGGCGGTGCCGGGCGATGGGTGA
- a CDS encoding ABC transporter permease has product MGDAEPLIRWDWIGRNLPSIQQQALDHLVMAVTPVLLGLVLALPVGLACARWRALYQPTVGLMNVVYSLPSLVVFIVLLPITGLAERATVIIPLTFYSLAVLIPGVVDGLAAVPDSVRQSAVAMGFKPMRRLVLVELPIAVPVVLAGVRVAMVSSISLVSVGALIGRGGLGYQFIDGWQRQFYTPIIVGIVLIILMAVLADGLIVLAQRLLTPWARARRGT; this is encoded by the coding sequence ATGGGTGACGCCGAGCCGCTGATCCGGTGGGACTGGATCGGCCGCAACCTGCCGAGCATCCAGCAGCAGGCCCTGGACCACCTGGTCATGGCGGTCACCCCGGTGCTGCTGGGGCTGGTCCTCGCGCTGCCGGTCGGCCTGGCCTGCGCCCGCTGGCGCGCGCTCTACCAGCCGACGGTGGGGCTGATGAACGTCGTCTACTCGCTGCCGTCGCTCGTGGTGTTCATCGTGCTGCTCCCGATCACCGGGCTCGCCGAGCGCGCCACCGTGATCATCCCGTTGACGTTCTACTCGCTGGCCGTGCTGATCCCGGGCGTGGTGGACGGGCTCGCGGCCGTCCCCGACAGCGTGCGGCAGTCCGCGGTGGCGATGGGCTTCAAGCCGATGCGGCGGCTGGTGCTGGTCGAGCTGCCCATCGCGGTCCCCGTGGTGCTCGCCGGGGTGCGGGTGGCCATGGTGTCCAGCATCAGCCTCGTCAGCGTCGGCGCGCTGATCGGCCGCGGCGGGCTGGGCTACCAGTTCATCGACGGCTGGCAGCGCCAGTTCTACACGCCGATCATCGTGGGCATCGTGCTCATCATCCTGATGGCCGTGCTCGCCGACGGGCTCATCGTCCTCGCGCAGCGCCTGCTGACGCCCTGGGCCCGGGCGAGGAGGGGCACGTGA
- a CDS encoding ABC transporter substrate-binding protein: MRRIFATAAVTVAAVLTLGACGDGGDPLGTSASVAPTTSGSASAGKVVVGSANFPENVLLASIYSQALQAKGVQVEEKFNIGSREVIIDQIKSGALTVLPEYNGGLLGFIDPKSTAASKDDVNAELKSKLPAELEILDSSAAEDKDSLTVTKEAAAKDGLTTIEDLAKVAKNYVVGGPPEFKKRREAQFKDVYGITFKEWKSTGETTADAIKSGAVQVGNVFTTDPKILINGLVPLQDPKNVFSAQNVTPLVNKAGANDTVRTTLNAISAKLDTNALVDLMKRVAVEKDDPPVVAKDWLTQNGLA; this comes from the coding sequence ATGCGGCGAATCTTCGCCACCGCGGCGGTCACGGTGGCCGCGGTGCTGACTTTGGGAGCATGCGGCGATGGGGGGGATCCGCTCGGCACGAGCGCCAGCGTGGCGCCGACGACCTCCGGTTCCGCGTCCGCCGGCAAGGTGGTCGTGGGCTCCGCCAACTTCCCCGAGAACGTCCTGCTCGCCTCCATCTACTCCCAGGCCCTGCAGGCCAAGGGCGTCCAGGTGGAGGAGAAGTTCAACATCGGCAGCCGTGAGGTGATCATCGACCAGATCAAGTCCGGCGCGCTGACCGTCCTGCCCGAGTACAACGGCGGCCTGCTCGGCTTCATCGACCCCAAGAGCACCGCCGCGAGCAAGGACGACGTCAACGCCGAGCTGAAGTCCAAGCTGCCCGCCGAGCTGGAGATCCTGGACTCCTCGGCCGCCGAGGACAAGGACTCCCTGACGGTGACCAAGGAGGCCGCCGCCAAGGACGGCCTGACCACCATCGAGGACCTCGCCAAGGTGGCGAAGAACTACGTGGTCGGCGGCCCGCCGGAGTTCAAGAAGCGCCGCGAGGCCCAGTTCAAGGACGTGTACGGCATCACGTTCAAGGAGTGGAAGTCGACCGGCGAGACCACGGCCGACGCCATCAAGAGCGGCGCGGTCCAGGTGGGGAACGTCTTCACGACCGACCCGAAGATCCTGATCAACGGTCTGGTCCCGCTGCAGGACCCGAAGAACGTCTTCAGCGCCCAGAACGTCACCCCGCTCGTCAACAAGGCGGGCGCCAACGACACCGTCCGCACGACCCTGAACGCCATCTCGGCCAAGCTCGACACCAACGCGCTGGTCGACCTGATGAAGCGCGTCGCCGTCGAGAAGGACGACCCGCCGGTCGTCGCCAAGGACTGGCTGACCCAGAACGGCCTCGCCTGA
- a CDS encoding inorganic phosphate transporter: MLLAVVVITALAFDFTNGFHDTANAMATSIATGALRPKIAVALSAILNFAGAFLSLKVAATIATGIVETGAITLTVVFAGLVGGLAWNLLTWYFGIPSSSSHALIGGVVGATLIAAGASAVKGAAIVAKVLIPALLAPLAAVLVATVGTYLVYALTRNVADGVRSRGYRYGQIGSASLVSLAHGTNDAQKTMGIITLALITAGAIGKEAGTPLWVIASSATAIAAGTWIGGWRVIRTLGKGLTEIETPQGFAAESSSAAVILASSHFGFPLSTTHVCTGSVIGSGLGKRLAEVRWSVATRMVTAWLLTLPAAALVGALAWGGANLIGGAAGVTVVFAVTLILSGALYLASRRAPVHAGNVNDDWAGGVAPAVKGGVA; the protein is encoded by the coding sequence GTGCTACTCGCAGTCGTCGTCATCACGGCTCTGGCCTTCGACTTCACCAACGGTTTCCACGACACGGCCAACGCCATGGCCACGTCCATCGCGACCGGCGCGCTCCGCCCCAAGATCGCCGTCGCCCTGTCGGCGATCCTGAACTTCGCCGGCGCGTTCCTGTCCCTGAAGGTCGCGGCGACGATCGCGACGGGCATCGTCGAGACCGGCGCCATCACGCTCACCGTGGTGTTCGCCGGCCTGGTCGGCGGGCTCGCCTGGAACCTCCTCACCTGGTACTTCGGCATCCCGTCGAGTTCCTCGCACGCGCTGATCGGCGGGGTCGTCGGCGCCACGCTGATCGCCGCGGGGGCCTCGGCGGTCAAGGGCGCCGCGATCGTCGCCAAGGTGCTGATCCCCGCGCTGCTCGCGCCGCTCGCGGCCGTCCTCGTCGCCACGGTGGGCACGTACCTGGTGTACGCGCTGACGAGGAACGTCGCGGACGGCGTGCGCAGCCGGGGCTACCGGTACGGCCAGATCGGCTCGGCGTCGCTGGTGTCGCTCGCGCACGGCACGAACGACGCCCAGAAGACCATGGGCATCATCACGCTGGCGCTGATCACCGCGGGCGCGATCGGCAAGGAGGCGGGCACTCCGCTGTGGGTGATCGCCTCCAGCGCCACGGCCATCGCGGCCGGCACCTGGATCGGCGGCTGGCGCGTGATCCGCACGCTGGGCAAGGGCCTGACCGAGATCGAGACCCCGCAGGGGTTCGCGGCGGAGAGCTCGTCGGCCGCCGTCATCCTGGCCTCCTCGCACTTCGGTTTCCCGCTGTCCACCACGCACGTCTGCACCGGCTCGGTCATCGGCTCCGGGCTCGGCAAGCGGCTGGCCGAGGTGCGCTGGAGTGTGGCCACCCGCATGGTCACCGCCTGGCTCCTCACCCTGCCCGCCGCCGCGCTCGTCGGCGCGCTGGCCTGGGGCGGCGCCAACCTGATCGGCGGCGCGGCCGGGGTCACCGTGGTCTTCGCGGTCACGCTGATCCTGTCCGGCGCCCTCTACCTGGCCTCGCGCCGCGCCCCGGTGCACGCGGGGAACGTCAACGACGACTGGGCCGGAGGCGTGGCCCCGGCCGTGAAGGGAGGCGTCGCGTGA
- a CDS encoding ABC transporter permease: MNWLTDFFGDPANWSGPSGIPVRLLEHVEFSVAAFVLALVVAIPLGLLAGHTGRGGVLVVGAANAARALPTLGLVVLIVLLVGVGTTWPVLVPLVALAIPPILVNTYEGVRGVDADLRDAAYGMGLRGGQVLVKVAVPVALPLILLGLRLAAIQVVATATVAAYVGLGGLGRFIIDGLATKDFPSAIGGAVLVAGLALIVQLAFSLLQRVAVSPGVSRRVTVR, translated from the coding sequence GTGAACTGGCTGACCGACTTCTTCGGCGACCCGGCGAACTGGTCGGGTCCGAGCGGCATCCCCGTGCGCCTGCTGGAGCACGTCGAGTTCTCGGTGGCGGCGTTCGTGCTCGCCCTGGTCGTCGCGATCCCGCTCGGGCTGCTGGCCGGGCACACCGGCCGCGGCGGCGTGCTCGTGGTCGGCGCCGCCAACGCCGCGCGCGCCCTGCCCACCCTCGGCCTGGTCGTGCTCATCGTGCTGCTGGTCGGGGTCGGCACCACCTGGCCGGTGCTCGTGCCGCTCGTCGCCCTGGCGATCCCGCCGATCCTGGTGAACACCTACGAGGGCGTGCGGGGCGTGGACGCGGACCTGCGCGACGCCGCCTACGGCATGGGCCTGCGCGGCGGGCAGGTGCTGGTCAAGGTGGCGGTGCCGGTCGCGCTGCCGCTGATACTCCTCGGGCTGCGCCTGGCCGCGATCCAGGTGGTCGCCACCGCCACCGTCGCCGCCTACGTCGGCCTCGGCGGGCTCGGCCGCTTCATCATCGACGGGCTCGCCACCAAGGACTTCCCCAGCGCGATCGGGGGCGCGGTGCTCGTCGCCGGGCTCGCCCTGATCGTGCAGCTCGCCTTCTCGCTGCTGCAGCGAGTGGCCGTCTCCCCGGGAGTGAGCAGGCGGGTCACGGTCCGCTAG
- a CDS encoding flavin reductase family protein — MNEFTEAMRQLAAGVAVVTVRDGRDDIGTTVTTFCSLSADPPMVLLSLTASGYLCEVLLRQDRWAASLLSGGQAVVASRFATPGRPSARLLVAGTPHHRGRHTGAFVLDGGVAALEAETARVIPAGDHTVFLAQVLGVDYVEPSLAPLVRMRGRYRAIT, encoded by the coding sequence ATGAACGAGTTCACGGAGGCGATGCGGCAACTCGCCGCGGGAGTGGCCGTGGTCACCGTGCGGGACGGCCGTGACGACATCGGCACCACCGTCACCACCTTCTGCTCCCTCTCCGCGGACCCTCCCATGGTGCTGCTCAGCCTGACCGCCTCCGGCTACCTGTGCGAGGTGCTGCTGCGCCAGGACCGCTGGGCGGCCAGCCTGCTCTCCGGCGGCCAGGCCGTGGTGGCCAGCCGGTTCGCCACGCCGGGACGCCCGAGCGCGCGCCTGCTGGTCGCCGGCACGCCGCACCACCGGGGACGGCACACCGGGGCGTTCGTGCTGGACGGCGGCGTGGCCGCGCTGGAGGCGGAGACGGCCCGCGTCATCCCGGCGGGCGACCACACCGTCTTCCTGGCCCAGGTGCTCGGCGTCGATTACGTCGAGCCGTCGCTCGCCCCTCTGGTCCGCATGCGGGGCAGGTACCGCGCCATCACTTGA